tgagccgtgctcACACcactgctgtactctagcctgggcaatacaatgagatcctgtccaaaaaaaaccccaccaaaaaaattttaaccaaACAGTTAAGAAAATCCAAGCAATTGAAATCAGTAGGCCAATCCCAACCCCCAcaaaaagggggagaaagagagtttAGAAGCCTCTACATGCCAACATCCCATTTAGACGGTTTAATCCGGCAGTTGTGTTTTGTTAGAAAAACTGTGTTAAAGGTTTCCAGTAATTCCCACAGTGGCCATAAATTATCCTGGGTGTAATTTTACCATCAGTTTAAAAATGGCCACATGAGAATGACCATGAAATCTGAATGGTCTTCTGTCAGAAAGAGGTTAAACCCCTCCCTATCTCACAGTTCGGACTATGAAGGTCACACATTAGTAAAACTCCCTGTTTATGGAGCAAATCAGTGAATGAGTCCTAGAGTTTCACCCTATCCCTAATTCTTTCActttaatgaatgaaaatctaATTTGTTCAGTTAATCTGTAAGAAAGCCAACAATTCAATCAGGATTAACTGGGGTTAGGAAAACTTAAGGAatctaatcaaatattttctttttccttttttttcttttctttttttttttttttgagatggagtttcactgtatcacccaggctggagcacagtggctcgatcttggctcactgcaacctccacctcccgggttcaagtgattctcctgtctcagcctctagagtagctgggattacaggcatgtaccactacacctggctaagtttttgtatttttaatagagatggggtttctccatgttggccaggcctcgaactcccaacctcaggtgatccacccacctttgcctcccaaagtgctgggattacaggcataagccactcaTGCCAgaccttcaatttttttttattttttttgagaccagttttgctcttgtctccaggctaaagtgcaatggcatgattggctcaatacaacctcctcctcccaagttcaagtgatactTCATCCTCAACctctccaatagctgggattaaaggtgctagccaccacacacagataaattgtgtctttttagtGGACATGAGGTTtcgtcattttggccaggcttttCCCCCCGCTGTTCATGGAGgccttgaacccttgacctcagatgatccacccagctcagcctcccaacgaGTTGGGATTGTGGGCAAGAGACGCCATTCCCAACCCCATTCTATTCCTTAATAATATGTTTAgagcaggctaggtgcagtggctcatgcctgtttttCCAGATGAAAGGATTTGGGCTTTGAATTTTCCTCTAAATGCAGTTTTGTCTTTATTCCAAAAATGTTGATTTGTGCCTtggtttctgtcatttcaaaattcagaagttgtttcttttttcttgagacagaatctcgctctgttgcccaggctggagtgcaacggcatgatctcggctcactgaaacctctgactccctggtttaagtgattctcctccctcatcctcccaagtagcttgaactGCAGGcgcctgcaaccatgcccagctaatttttttttttttttttttttggtatttttagtagagatgaggtttcattgtgttggccaggctgatcttgaactcctgacctcatgatccacctgcctcagcctcccaaagtgttgggattacaggtgtgagtcactgcacctatCCAAAGTGGGTCATTTTTAATATGTGTAGGAGATTTGTACTGGAAACATCTCTGTCTTGCAAATGATCCATAATACTGTCACAtagctttaaaaatttctcactgaaattttaaataatgaggccaggcgtggaggctcaggcctataatcccagaattttgggaggccaatgtgagtgaattgcttgagtctaggtgTTCAAGACCGGCGtggacaacatagcgaaacccgCTGTCTTTACAAGAGGtcaaaaaatcaaagattagCTGGGAGTGTTGATGCAggactgtggtcctagctactcgggaaactgaggtggaagaatccttagagcctgggaggtcacgactgcactgagctgagatggcaccactgtactccagccactccagcctgggtgacagagcaagaccctatcagaaaaaaaaagaaaaaagaaagaaaagaaaagaaaggaagacagagggaggaaaacaggaaaagaagaaagtgagagagaaagggaaagacaaaTAGAGAAGTAAGCTTAACTACTACAAAGAAAACAAGTAGAAAAACCCATTCTAGGAGTGACCAGTGAATGTTCCCAACCATCTTATTTGTAGGGACTGTGAATGTCGGCATGTAGGGCTTGGGACATAACATTCCCATTGTTTTAGAACCCTGAGTAATTAGAAATTTCCCCCAACGGTGGGAGGGGTTAGGCTTCAGGCTCCCCCATACTCACTACTCGGTGGATGGAACACTGGCTGGAAAGGAAGGGCTAGTGGTGCTCCTGCCTCCTCGCTGCTTGAGAAAAGCTGGTGCTAATGCCAGCAGAGACAGAACGCTAGCTTTGTAGCCACTGAGCACAGAGTAGAATTGACGAAAACGAAGACAAACTCTTTCACCATTGCCAGAGCACTGACTTTGGCCCTAGGAGAGGATGAGATTGCATGGGCTTGGTCTGAGAGTGATGCTCTTTCTCTGGATTTGTCCTCTGGAAGTTTTCCTTGCAGGTTGGTGAAGATGAGCATCTGGACTCCACCCAGACTCCTGGAGCTGGTGGGACGGAAGCTGCTGAGGGACCAGGCCTTGGCCGTCTGCACCCTGGAGGAGCTGCCCACGGAACTTTTCCCCCCGCTGTTCATGGAGGCCTTCAGCAGGAGACACTGTGAGGCCCTGAAGGCGATGGTGCAGGCCTGGCCCTTCCCCCGCCTCCCTCTGGGGTCTCTGATGAAGACGCCTTGCCTGGAGACCATCCAAGCTGTGCTCCATGGACTTGATGCACTGCTGACCCAGGGGGTTCGTCTCAGGTGAGGTGGCCCAGATGGGCAGGTAGGGAGGGCCCAGGTGTCCAGAGAAGGAAGAGCTAGGTTGTGAGGAGTGGGGAGGCCCAATGGGGAGCCCACAGGCTTCTGATGGTGCTGATGAGAAAGCTCAGTGAGGCCTTGGCCATTGCCCAGCTCCTCAGGGAAAGAACTGCTCATCACGCAGGGTCCGTGGAGGTCACAGGAACCTCTCTCTTAGTGGCAATGAAGGGCACCACTAAAAGTGGGAACTGAGCAGGGCACGgacgctcacacctgtaatctcagcatttgggaggctgaggagggtggatcacctgtggtcaggagtttgaaaccagcctggccaacgtggtgaaattctgactctactaaaaatacaaatattagctgggcatagtggtgagtacctgtcatcccaggtgctcgggaggttgaggcaggagaatcacttgaacccaggaggtggaagttgccgtgagctgaaatctcaccactgcactccagcctgggcgacggagggaGACCTATtctcagaataaagagaaagtggAATTGAACAGGCTCCAAGGGGACAGCAGGGTGGAGAAaagtcagggaaagaaaaaagcaaggaggGGCGCAGCTGGCATGCAGGATGTGAAGCTGACGTTCAGCAGTGACCGCTTACATTCTCAGCCTCTCTATCTTCCCACAGAAGAAGGAaacttcaagtcctggatttacGGGATGTCAGTGAGAACTTCTGGATGGTGTGGTCTGAGGCCATGGCCCGCGGGTACTTACCAGATGCCACGAGGAAGAGAAAACCAGCTCAGGACTGTTCAGTGATGAGAGGACAGCAGTGCTTGACTGTGTTCGTAGACCTTTGCCTCCAGAACAGGACTCTGGATGAATGCCTcacctgcctctttctgtgggtcAAGCAGAGGGAAGGTTTACTACACCTGTGCTGTAAGAAGCTGAAAGTCTTGGGAACGCCCCTCCACAAAGTCCAAAGCATCCTGAATATGGTGAACCCAGAGtgtatccaggaggtggaagtgaaTTGCAGGTGGCGACTGCCCGACCTGGCAGAGTTTACCCCATACCTGGGCCAGATGAGGAATCTTCACAAGCTCGCTCTCTCCCACGTCGACGTCCCTTGCTACTTTTCCCCAGAGCAGAAGGAGGAGTTTGTTACCCAGTTCACCTCTCAGTTCCTCAAGCTGCACCACCTCCAAAAGCTGTATATGAACTGTGTTTCTTTCCTCGAAGGCCATCtggcccagctgctcaggtgagGAAGGATGGTGAGCTTTCTCTGCAGACCGCAGCAGAGCCTTTCCAGGTCACAGTAAATGCTAGTGGGCATCTACTGCGACCGCCTATGAGGAGGTGACGGTGAAGGGGACACTAGAATGTCAATGCATTCTCCTGTGGGCGGCTCTGTCCTGAAATGGGTATCACACAACCATTCCAATAAAGGCAGAGGGATCAGTGGGGGTAGATGCTATGGAGAGGCTGCCATGCTAGGAAGCTGGCTACTGAAGGGTTCAGCTCTAGGGAGGGTGAGTTAGTGAATTCCTCCTGAGGACGCGCGTCTAAGTTAAGATGATGAGAAATAggtcagtcatggtggctcatgcctgtaatcctagcactttgagagcctgaggaaagaggataagttgagcccagaagttttagagaagtctgggtaacacagcaagattgctgactaaaaataggaattaataaaaataaaaacaaacaagataattttttttattttgaaatgaaatttcacttGATTGCCCacagggagtgcagtggcgtgatctcggcttactgcaacccatacctcccgggttcaagtgattctcttgcctcagtctccggagcacctgggattgcaggtgtgggccaccacacctggctaatttttgtgtttttgtagagactcgtcttcaccatattggccaggctggtctcaaactcctgagctcacgtgatccccctgcttcagcctcccaaagtgctgagattacaggcgtgagcaaacACGCCCAGctcaaacaagataatttttatttgtttgtttgtttgtttgtttatttatttctgtttgagacagcgtttcgatctgtcacccaggctggatgcagtggtgcaatctcggctcactgcaacctccgcctcccgggttcaagcgattcccctgtcagtctcctgagtagttgggattacaggcacttgccaccacacccggctaagcgttgtattttaagtaaagaccaagtttcactatgttggtcaggttggtctcgaactcctggccttggccttcgaaagtgctaggattacaggcgtgagccaccatgccaggccaaacgagattagttttaaaaagatgttggGAAGTGGGGGAGTGAAGTGGGCACTGAAGAGGGGAATGCTCATCAAACCTGCACGTTTCAGAATAATACAAGCTCTGTGCTCAACAGCTTGGGGAACACAAAtgatctcatctctttttttttttttttttttcttttttttaaggtggggtttcaccatgatggccaagctagtcttgaactcctgacctcaggtgatccacccacctcagtctcccaaattgctaggattacctCATCTCTAATTCCCGGTCACAAGAGATTGTTTTGAGCTCCAGGTAAATTAATTACCTAGGAAACAGAAGGTCAGAGAGTAGGCACAAAGACTGGTAAAAGTGATAAATGGTTTGCGGATTAGACAGGCCTGTCAGGgacccctgcagcctgggcacccCAGCTGATGTTGCAGAATCCCGCCTGGGTTTGTCCGTAAGCCTGTGTCCCCTCTGGGCTCCCGTGGCCCAGAGATGTGTTTTTATCCCTGAAGGATGAGTAAAGGGAGCTTCAGGGATTCTGTGAACTTGATCCATTCCTATAAATGATGGTGAAAAGACTcaggaggaaatgaaatttttctttgtttttcttttctttttttttttagacacagtctcactctgttacaaaggctggagtgtagcagcataatctctgcttac
Above is a window of Saimiri boliviensis isolate mSaiBol1 chromosome 11, mSaiBol1.pri, whole genome shotgun sequence DNA encoding:
- the LOC141580372 gene encoding PRAME family member 20-like; this translates as MSIWTPPRLLELVGRKLLRDQALAVCTLEELPTELFPPLFMEAFSRRHCEALKAMVQAWPFPRLPLGSLMKTPCLETIQAVLHGLDALLTQGVRLRRRKLQVLDLRDVSENFWMVWSEAMARGYLPDATRKRKPAQDCSVMRGQQCLTVFVDLCLQNRTLDECLTCLFLWVKQREGLLHLCCKKLKVLGTPLHKVQSILNMVNPECIQEVEVNCRWRLPDLAEFTPYLGQMRNLHKLALSHVDVPCYFSPEQKEEFVTQFTSQFLKLHHLQKLYMNCVSFLEGHLAQLLSCLKTPLKTLAITNCVLSESDLRHLSQSPSISQLTTLDLSGISLANLSLVPLQLLLEKVAATLEYLDLDDCGIEDSQVNAILPALSRCFELTTFSFRGNPISMATLENLLSHTIRLNNLRLELYPAPRESYDASGALCRWRFAQLGAELMGRVKVLRQTKRVLFSTACCPHCGHRAYYDLEVNQCSG